The following are from one region of the Passer domesticus isolate bPasDom1 chromosome 13, bPasDom1.hap1, whole genome shotgun sequence genome:
- the ARHGEF37 gene encoding rho guanine nucleotide exchange factor 37 isoform X1: protein MQSGAVLSDGIPCRCRCRCRCRCRGGSPGASRCQPGRPPAPPARRACAGTAPLRLPPTDRAADRAAAAAAGPAGSALLGSAPLGITPCSGSPPLRSPPCPPGAAALSPPAAAAARPGTATCATPQCPAEMASAEPGPEDAAEAEEAVPEAVPEAVPCDRTELSQRLAVEELISTEASYVHNLQLCVCDIRAHLRDKQLPELDLEGLFSNTDDILHVSRRFLNGLEATPGQGQEQLLCISTLFQEFKEEMEAVYKIYCASYDHALQLVESYRRDPRLQEQILDTLSATVPHTGASDLSFFLVMPVQRVTKYPLLLGKILENTPSSSSAHSALQAAARAMAQVNANINEYKRRREVATKYSKAEHLTLRARLARLNTHSIAKKTTRLSRLLMHEAGIVAKTEDKEYDDLEEKFQCVASSVATLKENMASYLGHLEAFLLPTPHQCDLQMEQGPAQQHRRLSQLLQSTVFPQFKQRVDRLVWQPLCSLSDMLEGPQQLVKKRLDKLLDYEEIQERKSETGSVSYDEEAAMNTYLAINDLLVAELPRFNQVAVQLLGQILRSFSALQLDLAAQVLHHAEKEVQQLPHGHMPLPSFWKVVEDSLQQSGAQLRAFCQAFETVAPSPGTQPLTPAEERKVLSLVSKHGPDKLYQVTSNISGSRDLDLTLLRGQIVALLQSSDTKGNTSRWLVDAGGPRGFVPAAKLRPYSPVQVQQPVLQLLGLDGGTERRRHSYAPPEAPRPQVATFTPTFQVVAGFSFAARSPQELSLRAGQPVLLLEPHDKKGSPEWSLVEADGQRGYVPSSYLVTVPAQDPAGWSLPV from the exons ATGCAGAGCGGGGCCGTTCTCTCGGACGGGATCccgtgccggtgccggtgccggtgccggtgccggtgccggggcGGCTCTCCCGGGGCCAGCCGGTGCCAGCCGGGCCGGCCGCCAGCCCCCCCCGCCCGCCGGGCGTGCGCAGGGACCGCCCCGCTCCGCCTGCCACCGACCGACCGAGCGGCAGACCGAGCGGCGGCTGCCGCGGCCGGACCGGCGGGATCGGCCCTGCTGGGGTCAGCCCCGCTCGGGATCACCCCCTGCTCGGGCTCACCCCCGCTCCGGAGCCCCCCGTGCCCGCCCGGGGCGGCTGCGCTGTCCCCGCCCgcagcagcggcagcgcggCCGGGCACGGCGACCTGCGCAACCCCGCAG tgccctgcGGAGATGGCGAGCGCAGAGCCCGGCCCTGAGGATGCAGCCGAGGCTGAAGAGGCCGTGCCCGAGGCCGTGCCCGAGGCCGTGCCCTGTGACAGGACGGAGCTGAGCCAGCGGCTGGCCGTGGAGGAGCTCATCAGCACCGAGGCCAGCTACGTGCACAACCTGCAGCTGTGCGTGTGCGACATCCGGGCACACCTCCGGGACAAGCAG CTGCCCGAGCTGGACCTGGAAGGACTCTTCTCTAACACAGACGACATCCTCCATGTCTCCAGACGGTTCCTGAATGGGCTGGAGGCCACGCCTGGccagggccaggagcagctgctctgcatca gcACGCTGTTCCAGGAGTTCAAGGAAGAGATGGAGGCTGTCTACAAGATCTACTGTGCCAGCTATGACCATGCCCTGCAGCTGGTGGAGAGCTACCGCCGGGACCCCCGGCTGCAGGAGCAGATCCTGGACACCCTCAGTGCCACCGT GCCTCACACGGGCGCGTCAGACCTCAGCTTCTTCCTGGTGATGCCCGTGCAGAGGGTCACCAAGtaccctctgctgctggggaagaTCCTGGAGAACACCCCcagcagttccagtgcccactcagccctgcaggcagcggCTCGTGCCATGGCCCAGGTCAATGCCAACATCAACGAGTACAAACGGCGCCGGGAAGTGG CAACCAAATACAGCAAGGCCGAGCACCTGACGCTGCGGGCCCGCCTGGCGCGCCTCAACACGCACTCCATCGCCAAGAAAACCACGCGCCTCAGCCGGCTCCTCATGCACGAGGCTGGCATCGTGGCCAAG ACTGAGGACAAGGAATATGACGACCTGGAAGAGAAGTTCCAGTGTGTGGCATCCAGTGTGGCCACGCTGAAGGAGAACATGGCATCCTACCTGGGCCACTTAGAG GCGTTCCTGCTGCCCACCCCGCACCAGTGTGACCTGCAGATGGAGCAGGGACCGGCCCAGCAGCACCGCcgcctctcccagctcctccagagcACCGTCTTCCCCCAGTTT AAGCAGCGTGTGGACAGGCTGGTGTGGCAGCCCCTGTGCAGCCTCTCAGACATGCTGGAGGGGCCCCAGCAGCTGGTCAAGAAGCGCCTGGACAAGCTGCTGGACTACGAGGAGATCCAGGAGAGGAAGAGCGAGACGGGCAGCGTGAGCTACGATGAGGAGGCAGCCATGAACACCTACCTGGCCATCAACGACCTGCTGGTGGCCGAGCTGCCCCGCTTCAACCAGGTGgctgtgcagctcctggggcagatcCTGCGCTCCTTCAGCGCCCTGCAGCTGGACCTGGCTGCCCAGGTCCTGCACCACGCAGAAAAGGAGGTGCAGCAG CTGCCCCATGGGCACATGCCCCTGCCCAGCTTCTGGAAGGTGGTGGaggacagcctgcagcagtcGGGGGCTCAGCTCCGTGCCTTCTGCCAGGCCTTTGAGACCGTggcacccagccctggcacacag CCCCTGACCCCTGCCGAGGAGAGGAAGGTCCTTTCCCTTGTGAGCAAGCACGGCCCAGACAAGCTTTACCAAGTGACCAGCAACATCAGTGGCAGCAGAGACTTGGACCTGACCTTGCTGAGGGGACAGATCgtggctctgctgcagagctctgacACCAAGGGCAACAccagcaggtggctggtggATGCTGGAG GTCCCCGAGGGTTTGTTCCTGCTGCCAAACTCCGGCCCTACAGCCCCGTGCAGgtgcagcagcctgtgctgcagctgctgggcctGGACGGTGGCACGGAGAGAAGGAGACATTCCTATGCACCCCCTGAAGCCCCCAGGCCACAGGTGGCCACCTTCACCCCAACATTCCAG gtGGTGGCCGGTTTCTCGTTCGCAGCGCGGAGCCCGCAGGAGCTCAGCCTGCGGGCAGGGCAgcccgtgctgctgctggagccccaCGACAAGAAGGGCAGCCCGGAGTGGAGCCTGGTGGAGGCGGACGGCCAGAGGGGCTACGTGCCCTCCAGCTACCTGGTGACCGTCCCCGCGCAGGACCCCGCGGGCTGGAGCCTGCCCGTGTGA
- the ARHGEF37 gene encoding rho guanine nucleotide exchange factor 37 isoform X2: MASAEPGPEDAAEAEEAVPEAVPEAVPCDRTELSQRLAVEELISTEASYVHNLQLCVCDIRAHLRDKQLPELDLEGLFSNTDDILHVSRRFLNGLEATPGQGQEQLLCISTLFQEFKEEMEAVYKIYCASYDHALQLVESYRRDPRLQEQILDTLSATVPHTGASDLSFFLVMPVQRVTKYPLLLGKILENTPSSSSAHSALQAAARAMAQVNANINEYKRRREVATKYSKAEHLTLRARLARLNTHSIAKKTTRLSRLLMHEAGIVAKTEDKEYDDLEEKFQCVASSVATLKENMASYLGHLEAFLLPTPHQCDLQMEQGPAQQHRRLSQLLQSTVFPQFKQRVDRLVWQPLCSLSDMLEGPQQLVKKRLDKLLDYEEIQERKSETGSVSYDEEAAMNTYLAINDLLVAELPRFNQVAVQLLGQILRSFSALQLDLAAQVLHHAEKEVQQLPHGHMPLPSFWKVVEDSLQQSGAQLRAFCQAFETVAPSPGTQPLTPAEERKVLSLVSKHGPDKLYQVTSNISGSRDLDLTLLRGQIVALLQSSDTKGNTSRWLVDAGGPRGFVPAAKLRPYSPVQVQQPVLQLLGLDGGTERRRHSYAPPEAPRPQVATFTPTFQVVAGFSFAARSPQELSLRAGQPVLLLEPHDKKGSPEWSLVEADGQRGYVPSSYLVTVPAQDPAGWSLPV, translated from the exons ATGGCGAGCGCAGAGCCCGGCCCTGAGGATGCAGCCGAGGCTGAAGAGGCCGTGCCCGAGGCCGTGCCCGAGGCCGTGCCCTGTGACAGGACGGAGCTGAGCCAGCGGCTGGCCGTGGAGGAGCTCATCAGCACCGAGGCCAGCTACGTGCACAACCTGCAGCTGTGCGTGTGCGACATCCGGGCACACCTCCGGGACAAGCAG CTGCCCGAGCTGGACCTGGAAGGACTCTTCTCTAACACAGACGACATCCTCCATGTCTCCAGACGGTTCCTGAATGGGCTGGAGGCCACGCCTGGccagggccaggagcagctgctctgcatca gcACGCTGTTCCAGGAGTTCAAGGAAGAGATGGAGGCTGTCTACAAGATCTACTGTGCCAGCTATGACCATGCCCTGCAGCTGGTGGAGAGCTACCGCCGGGACCCCCGGCTGCAGGAGCAGATCCTGGACACCCTCAGTGCCACCGT GCCTCACACGGGCGCGTCAGACCTCAGCTTCTTCCTGGTGATGCCCGTGCAGAGGGTCACCAAGtaccctctgctgctggggaagaTCCTGGAGAACACCCCcagcagttccagtgcccactcagccctgcaggcagcggCTCGTGCCATGGCCCAGGTCAATGCCAACATCAACGAGTACAAACGGCGCCGGGAAGTGG CAACCAAATACAGCAAGGCCGAGCACCTGACGCTGCGGGCCCGCCTGGCGCGCCTCAACACGCACTCCATCGCCAAGAAAACCACGCGCCTCAGCCGGCTCCTCATGCACGAGGCTGGCATCGTGGCCAAG ACTGAGGACAAGGAATATGACGACCTGGAAGAGAAGTTCCAGTGTGTGGCATCCAGTGTGGCCACGCTGAAGGAGAACATGGCATCCTACCTGGGCCACTTAGAG GCGTTCCTGCTGCCCACCCCGCACCAGTGTGACCTGCAGATGGAGCAGGGACCGGCCCAGCAGCACCGCcgcctctcccagctcctccagagcACCGTCTTCCCCCAGTTT AAGCAGCGTGTGGACAGGCTGGTGTGGCAGCCCCTGTGCAGCCTCTCAGACATGCTGGAGGGGCCCCAGCAGCTGGTCAAGAAGCGCCTGGACAAGCTGCTGGACTACGAGGAGATCCAGGAGAGGAAGAGCGAGACGGGCAGCGTGAGCTACGATGAGGAGGCAGCCATGAACACCTACCTGGCCATCAACGACCTGCTGGTGGCCGAGCTGCCCCGCTTCAACCAGGTGgctgtgcagctcctggggcagatcCTGCGCTCCTTCAGCGCCCTGCAGCTGGACCTGGCTGCCCAGGTCCTGCACCACGCAGAAAAGGAGGTGCAGCAG CTGCCCCATGGGCACATGCCCCTGCCCAGCTTCTGGAAGGTGGTGGaggacagcctgcagcagtcGGGGGCTCAGCTCCGTGCCTTCTGCCAGGCCTTTGAGACCGTggcacccagccctggcacacag CCCCTGACCCCTGCCGAGGAGAGGAAGGTCCTTTCCCTTGTGAGCAAGCACGGCCCAGACAAGCTTTACCAAGTGACCAGCAACATCAGTGGCAGCAGAGACTTGGACCTGACCTTGCTGAGGGGACAGATCgtggctctgctgcagagctctgacACCAAGGGCAACAccagcaggtggctggtggATGCTGGAG GTCCCCGAGGGTTTGTTCCTGCTGCCAAACTCCGGCCCTACAGCCCCGTGCAGgtgcagcagcctgtgctgcagctgctgggcctGGACGGTGGCACGGAGAGAAGGAGACATTCCTATGCACCCCCTGAAGCCCCCAGGCCACAGGTGGCCACCTTCACCCCAACATTCCAG gtGGTGGCCGGTTTCTCGTTCGCAGCGCGGAGCCCGCAGGAGCTCAGCCTGCGGGCAGGGCAgcccgtgctgctgctggagccccaCGACAAGAAGGGCAGCCCGGAGTGGAGCCTGGTGGAGGCGGACGGCCAGAGGGGCTACGTGCCCTCCAGCTACCTGGTGACCGTCCCCGCGCAGGACCCCGCGGGCTGGAGCCTGCCCGTGTGA